One Tolypothrix bouteillei VB521301 DNA window includes the following coding sequences:
- a CDS encoding response regulator encodes MTAKRILIIDDEEDIREVAQLTLESVGGWEVFTAESGIEGLKLAEIEKPDAILLDVMMPDMDGIATFQELQANPATQSIPVILLTAKVQSSDQRRFAELGVQGLIAKPFNPMMLNDQLTQLLG; translated from the coding sequence GTGACAGCCAAACGCATTCTTATTATTGACGATGAAGAAGATATTAGAGAAGTCGCCCAACTTACCTTAGAGTCAGTAGGGGGTTGGGAAGTTTTTACAGCTGAATCGGGTATCGAAGGGCTGAAGTTAGCTGAAATTGAAAAACCAGATGCTATTCTATTGGATGTCATGATGCCAGATATGGACGGAATAGCAACTTTTCAGGAACTACAGGCCAATCCGGCGACTCAGAGCATTCCCGTAATTCTACTGACAGCAAAAGTGCAATCATCCGACCAGCGACGATTCGCAGAACTTGGTGTTCAAGGGCTAATTGCCAAACCGTTCAATCCCATGATGTTAAACGACCAACTGACACAGCTTCTGGGTTAG
- a CDS encoding Mo-dependent nitrogenase C-terminal domain-containing protein, translating into MLLNNSRHFGFHPIQSIRQWLDSIEINDCKVAQRLCKTIPAQCPFERKLTLFNRTILYIPPLCKLNPFYEQLVMLRFKSLVYLADVCGEDVTVYC; encoded by the coding sequence ATGCTATTAAACAATTCACGTCATTTCGGTTTTCATCCTATTCAATCAATACGCCAATGGCTCGACTCTATAGAAATTAATGACTGTAAAGTTGCTCAACGCCTGTGCAAGACTATTCCAGCCCAGTGTCCCTTTGAACGCAAATTGACACTCTTTAATCGCACCATCTTATATATTCCACCTCTGTGCAAGCTAAATCCTTTCTACGAACAATTAGTCATGCTTCGGTTTAAGTCTTTAGTTTATCTTGCAGATGTATGCGGAGAAGATGTTACCGTATATTGTTAA
- a CDS encoding alpha-amylase family glycosyl hydrolase has protein sequence MTSAIKFELFAPRNNGVALIGSFSDWKEIPMEKCEDGYFRTHAELKDGVYQYKFRVQTKSPQFEPDRWVDVIDPYATDVDEDRKVSIVRIAGGKKIVDTYIWQHDRTPLPSNCELVIYEMHVADFTGGEVDRYKRGKYIDAIEKLDYLSELGINAIELMPVNEYPGDYSWGYKVRHYFATESSYGSTEDLKRFIDECHGRGIRVFMDGIYNHTDEECPLMLIDRNYWYYEHMHYPEDPGNYWGPEFNYNNYDERLDVKPAWKYVGDVVKYWVQEYHIDGIRFDAVRQLANDEFLTWLAQQSKQNTAPKPFFNIAEHIPDTSKITTPEGPLDSCWHESFRYFVLPHITGEMFEPDKLKEILDPRRQGYAAATNVINYLATHDREHLLRELGDRGIFDEDAFKRAKLAAVLLMTAMGIPMLWMGEEFGEHKRKSENVNQPKKIAWALIEREQNRDLFEYYKKLIALRKQNTALQNNNIEFFHENREAKVLAYVRWNEQGERVVVAANFSDQNYDDYLVPNFPCDGKWHEWIDGNNIEASDRQIILNLEAYQAKVLVQQSTPS, from the coding sequence ATGACAAGTGCAATCAAATTTGAACTATTTGCTCCCCGCAATAATGGTGTTGCTCTGATTGGTTCTTTCTCCGACTGGAAAGAGATACCAATGGAAAAGTGTGAAGATGGTTATTTCCGCACTCACGCAGAACTCAAAGATGGAGTATATCAGTATAAATTTCGCGTACAAACAAAGAGCCCGCAATTTGAACCAGATCGGTGGGTGGATGTTATCGATCCTTACGCAACAGATGTTGATGAAGACAGAAAAGTTAGTATAGTTCGGATCGCAGGTGGGAAAAAAATTGTTGATACTTATATTTGGCAACACGATCGCACGCCATTACCTAGCAATTGTGAATTAGTGATATATGAAATGCACGTTGCGGATTTCACTGGTGGTGAAGTTGACCGATACAAACGTGGAAAATATATAGATGCTATTGAGAAGTTAGATTATCTTAGCGAATTGGGAATCAATGCGATCGAATTAATGCCAGTGAATGAATATCCGGGTGACTATAGCTGGGGGTACAAAGTCCGCCATTACTTCGCTACAGAATCTAGCTATGGTTCAACGGAAGATTTAAAGCGCTTTATTGATGAGTGTCATGGTAGAGGGATTCGAGTTTTTATGGATGGAATTTACAACCATACGGATGAAGAATGTCCTCTGATGTTAATTGACCGAAATTATTGGTATTACGAACACATGCATTATCCGGAAGATCCAGGTAACTACTGGGGACCGGAGTTTAATTATAACAACTACGATGAACGGTTAGACGTTAAGCCCGCTTGGAAGTACGTTGGAGATGTCGTAAAATATTGGGTTCAAGAATATCACATTGATGGAATTCGTTTTGATGCTGTGCGACAATTGGCTAACGATGAATTTCTGACTTGGCTAGCTCAACAATCCAAACAAAATACAGCACCCAAACCATTTTTCAATATAGCCGAACATATTCCTGACACCAGTAAAATCACCACTCCTGAAGGTCCGTTGGATTCTTGCTGGCATGAAAGTTTCCGCTATTTTGTTTTACCACATATAACTGGGGAAATGTTTGAACCAGACAAGCTGAAGGAGATCTTAGATCCGAGGCGACAGGGTTATGCAGCAGCAACAAACGTTATAAATTATTTAGCAACTCACGATCGCGAACACTTATTGAGAGAATTGGGCGATCGCGGTATCTTTGATGAAGATGCATTTAAAAGAGCCAAGTTAGCAGCTGTACTACTTATGACAGCCATGGGTATTCCCATGCTGTGGATGGGTGAAGAGTTTGGAGAACACAAGCGTAAAAGTGAAAATGTCAATCAACCTAAAAAGATAGCATGGGCATTGATAGAGAGAGAGCAAAATCGCGATTTATTTGAGTACTATAAAAAACTGATTGCCTTACGCAAACAAAATACTGCTTTGCAGAATAACAATATAGAATTTTTCCATGAAAATCGAGAGGCAAAAGTTTTGGCATATGTTCGTTGGAACGAACAGGGTGAGCGTGTTGTCGTTGCTGCAAATTTCTCAGATCAAAATTATGATGATTATCTAGTTCCTAACTTTCCCTGTGATGGAAAATGGCACGAGTGGATAGATGGTAATAATATTGAAGCTAGCGATCGTCAAATTATACTCAACCTTGAAGCATATCAAGCAAAAGTCTTAGTACAGCAATCTACGCCCAGTTAA
- a CDS encoding cyanophycinase — MVASEIKRQLVIIGGAEDKEGDCQILREFVRRAGGTKARIVIMTAATELPREVGENYIRVFERLGAENVRIVDTETRSDASSSTALEAVNEATGIFFTGGDQARITSVLKDTDLDKAIHNRYSEGIVVGGTSAGAAVMPDVMIVEGDSETNPRMEIVEMGPGMAFLPGVVIDQHFSQRGRLGRLIAALAQQPAVLGFGIDENTAIIVTDNQFEVVGEGCITVVDDSSVMHSNVGEILKDEPLAICGARLHILPNGYKFDLKTRKPILDNYSVTNTPTPIVTPAA; from the coding sequence ATGGTAGCTAGTGAAATTAAAAGACAGTTAGTCATTATTGGAGGTGCCGAAGACAAAGAAGGAGATTGTCAAATTCTTCGGGAGTTCGTTCGTCGTGCTGGGGGTACAAAAGCCAGAATTGTTATTATGACCGCAGCAACAGAGCTGCCTAGAGAAGTTGGAGAAAATTATATTAGAGTCTTTGAACGTCTCGGAGCCGAGAATGTTCGTATAGTTGATACGGAAACTCGCAGTGATGCTTCTTCATCGACAGCGTTAGAAGCAGTTAATGAAGCGACTGGTATATTTTTTACAGGAGGAGATCAAGCTCGAATCACGAGTGTCCTGAAAGACACCGATCTTGATAAAGCTATTCACAACCGTTACTCCGAAGGAATAGTGGTAGGCGGAACTAGTGCGGGTGCTGCAGTTATGCCCGACGTGATGATTGTAGAGGGTGACTCAGAAACAAATCCTCGAATGGAAATTGTAGAGATGGGTCCTGGGATGGCTTTTTTACCAGGAGTGGTTATAGACCAGCACTTCTCACAACGCGGACGGTTGGGGCGTTTAATTGCTGCTTTAGCTCAGCAGCCGGCTGTTTTGGGATTTGGGATTGACGAGAATACAGCCATTATAGTAACCGATAACCAATTTGAAGTGGTTGGAGAAGGTTGTATCACAGTTGTTGATGACTCATCAGTCATGCACAGCAATGTTGGTGAGATTTTGAAGGATGAACCCTTAGCCATTTGTGGAGCAAGGCTTCATATCCTACCAAACGGATATAAATTTGACTTAAAAACTCGCAAGCCTATCCTAGATAATTACTCCGTGACAAATACTCCTACACCAATTGTTACACCAGCTGCTTAG